The following proteins come from a genomic window of Pseudomonas syringae:
- a CDS encoding crotonase/enoyl-CoA hydratase family protein, whose translation MSDLVSYHLDDGVATLTLNNGKVNAISPDVIVAFNAALDQAEKDRAIVILTGQPGILSGGYDLKVMTSSAEAAISLVAQGSTLARRMLSHPFPIIVACPGHAVAKGAFLLLSADYRIGVAGPFSIGLNEVQIGMTMHHAGIELARDRLRKSAFNRSVINAEMFDPEAAMAAGFLDKVVSVEELQAAALAVAAQFRKINMNAHKNTKLKARKALLETLDAAIEEDRQHLL comes from the coding sequence ATGAGTGATCTGGTCTCGTACCACCTGGACGACGGCGTTGCCACGCTGACCCTGAACAACGGCAAGGTCAATGCTATCTCCCCGGACGTGATTGTCGCGTTCAACGCCGCACTGGATCAGGCCGAAAAGGATCGGGCCATCGTTATTCTGACCGGTCAGCCGGGCATCCTTTCGGGCGGCTACGACCTCAAGGTCATGACGTCTAGCGCCGAAGCCGCCATCAGCCTGGTCGCACAGGGCTCGACGCTGGCACGACGCATGCTGTCGCACCCCTTCCCTATCATTGTTGCCTGCCCCGGCCACGCCGTCGCCAAAGGTGCGTTTCTGCTGCTGTCTGCAGATTACAGAATCGGTGTGGCAGGCCCGTTCAGCATTGGCCTGAACGAAGTGCAGATCGGCATGACCATGCACCACGCCGGTATCGAGCTGGCCCGTGACCGACTGCGTAAATCGGCGTTCAACCGCTCGGTGATCAACGCCGAAATGTTCGATCCTGAAGCGGCGATGGCGGCAGGCTTTCTCGACAAGGTGGTCAGTGTCGAAGAGCTGCAAGCTGCCGCATTGGCGGTCGCGGCACAGTTCAGGAAGATCAACATGAACGCGCACAAGAACACCAAGCTCAAGGCCAGAAAAGCCTTGCTCGAGACACTGGATGCGGCGATCGAAGAGGATCGACAGCACCTGCTTTGA
- a CDS encoding DUF6388 family protein, with protein MNALEWNEAALAKYLATHPTLKDEISSLSPEEQKQQVQWAFEDEAEDQGIEPWELALELIAESPEQLKSMRLEAHQQVAEALGMDWEEYCGFNDIQP; from the coding sequence ATGAACGCACTTGAGTGGAACGAAGCCGCGCTGGCGAAATACCTCGCGACGCATCCGACCCTGAAGGATGAAATCAGCAGCCTGAGTCCTGAAGAGCAAAAGCAGCAAGTGCAGTGGGCCTTTGAAGACGAGGCAGAAGATCAAGGCATAGAGCCATGGGAACTGGCGCTGGAACTGATTGCCGAGTCACCCGAGCAGTTGAAAAGCATGCGTCTGGAAGCACACCAGCAGGTGGCCGAGGCGCTGGGAATGGACTGGGAAGAATATTGCGGGTTCAACGACATCCAGCCGTGA
- a CDS encoding EthD family reductase, translating into MIKVSVLYAYEEGARFDHEYYRDKHLPLVQKLMGEHCKGYSVDRGIGGAAPGSDPLYIAMCHIYCDSIEAFEAGMGPHAKDINGDIINYTDLIPEIQISEVRKEVRTA; encoded by the coding sequence ATGATCAAAGTCAGCGTGCTGTATGCGTATGAAGAAGGCGCACGTTTCGACCACGAGTACTACCGTGACAAGCATTTGCCGCTGGTGCAGAAACTCATGGGCGAGCATTGCAAGGGCTACAGCGTCGATCGTGGCATTGGCGGTGCTGCGCCAGGCTCGGACCCGCTGTATATCGCCATGTGCCATATCTATTGCGACTCCATCGAAGCCTTCGAGGCGGGCATGGGGCCGCACGCTAAAGATATCAACGGCGATATCATCAACTACACCGACCTGATACCGGAGATACAGATCAGTGAAGTTCGCAAAGAAGTGAGAACGGCGTAA
- a CDS encoding DUF4124 domain-containing protein yields the protein MKRLSIMLALASVFGASTAHSEIFKCTSAEGKVSFASIPCDSNLQSTPQRPGPPLIMREGEPLDYVHKTNLKATEYLKVSSRAHVTVVETERYKAYQRNRPPPPSVASQCRSPRYDSQCFDPSGGTSSRKDAARQKAAR from the coding sequence ATGAAAAGGCTTTCAATCATGCTGGCGCTGGCCTCAGTATTCGGCGCAAGTACAGCGCACAGCGAAATATTCAAGTGCACCTCAGCTGAAGGCAAGGTGAGCTTTGCGTCCATCCCGTGCGACAGCAACCTGCAGAGCACACCGCAGCGGCCCGGCCCGCCCTTGATTATGCGCGAGGGAGAACCGCTGGATTATGTCCACAAGACCAACCTCAAGGCCACCGAGTACCTGAAGGTCAGTAGCCGTGCTCACGTGACGGTGGTTGAAACAGAACGCTACAAGGCTTATCAGCGCAACCGCCCGCCGCCGCCCAGCGTCGCCTCCCAATGCCGAAGCCCGCGCTACGACAGCCAGTGTTTTGACCCGTCGGGCGGGACGTCCTCGAGAAAAGACGCGGCTCGCCAGAAAGCCGCTCGATAA
- a CDS encoding DUF6021 family protein: MTGTTPDSKNEQKDNLGFDEESPKTEDPQVDPTGPAKTPATEGGSKSEYPPYTPDK; the protein is encoded by the coding sequence ATGACCGGCACAACGCCAGACAGTAAAAACGAGCAGAAGGATAATCTGGGTTTCGACGAAGAGTCGCCGAAGACCGAGGACCCGCAAGTCGACCCGACCGGGCCTGCCAAGACGCCAGCCACTGAAGGTGGCTCCAAGAGCGAGTATCCGCCGTACACGCCTGATAAGTAA
- a CDS encoding c-type cytochrome — protein sequence MKKTVLFALVMALHPTAYGAGDAEAGKAVFTRLCSGCHKIGPSARHAFGPQLNGIVGQPAGQQEGYVYTDAMKNSGVVWSREELRTYIKDPSDVVPGTRMKLWWMGSDDRMDDLLEYLDANK from the coding sequence ATGAAGAAGACCGTCTTATTTGCGCTGGTCATGGCGCTACACCCAACGGCTTATGGCGCTGGCGATGCGGAGGCCGGAAAAGCCGTTTTCACCCGCCTTTGCTCCGGCTGTCACAAGATCGGCCCTTCCGCACGTCACGCATTCGGCCCGCAACTCAACGGCATCGTCGGCCAGCCTGCCGGGCAGCAGGAAGGCTATGTCTATACCGATGCGATGAAGAACTCGGGAGTGGTCTGGAGCCGCGAAGAACTGCGCACTTACATCAAGGACCCGAGTGACGTCGTGCCCGGCACCCGGATGAAACTGTGGTGGATGGGCAGTGATGATCGAATGGACGATTTGCTGGAATATCTGGACGCGAATAAATAA
- a CDS encoding cupin domain-containing protein — protein MNDRAHDLASRLIRNFNDATLAHEVREPLYESAAARLGTGTAAKKLGASIDIVAPGKRSCPYHFHHAQEEMFVIVEGEGSLRVAGEMLPIKAGDVLFIPAGPEYPHQIINTSQFPLKYLSISTRESPEICEYPDSGKYQAMASIQGTRAFTANQRITENVDYWDGEP, from the coding sequence ATGAATGACCGAGCACATGATCTGGCCTCCCGCCTGATCCGCAACTTTAACGATGCGACACTGGCGCACGAGGTTCGCGAGCCGTTGTATGAAAGCGCGGCAGCGCGGCTGGGTACTGGAACGGCAGCAAAGAAGCTGGGTGCCTCCATTGATATCGTGGCGCCGGGCAAGCGTTCCTGCCCATACCACTTCCATCATGCTCAGGAAGAAATGTTCGTGATTGTCGAGGGTGAAGGCAGCCTGCGGGTTGCCGGGGAAATGCTACCTATCAAGGCGGGAGACGTGCTGTTCATCCCGGCCGGACCGGAATACCCGCACCAGATCATCAACACCTCGCAGTTCCCGCTCAAGTACCTGTCGATCAGTACCCGGGAGTCGCCGGAAATCTGTGAATACCCGGACTCGGGCAAGTACCAGGCCATGGCTTCCATTCAAGGCACACGGGCCTTTACAGCCAATCAGCGGATCACTGAAAACGTCGATTACTGGGATGGCGAGCCTTGA
- a CDS encoding helix-turn-helix domain-containing protein, giving the protein MENFGERLIEERRKSALSQSDFATMGGVRANAQANYEMGKRKPKLDYLAAIAKGGVDVLYVVTGTHVPMSSAGLNVREVEVIQDYRKLNDGDQRAVERISASLPKHSQVPAKAALSHHVSESGSLI; this is encoded by the coding sequence ATGGAAAATTTTGGTGAAAGACTGATCGAAGAGCGTCGTAAAAGCGCTCTGAGTCAGAGCGATTTCGCGACCATGGGCGGCGTCCGGGCCAATGCCCAGGCTAACTATGAAATGGGCAAGCGTAAACCCAAGCTGGACTACCTGGCCGCCATCGCCAAAGGCGGAGTGGATGTTCTTTATGTGGTGACAGGTACGCATGTGCCGATGAGCTCGGCGGGACTGAATGTCCGGGAAGTCGAGGTGATTCAGGACTACAGGAAGCTCAACGATGGCGATCAGCGCGCCGTAGAGCGTATATCGGCTTCGTTGCCCAAGCATAGCCAGGTTCCGGCCAAGGCTGCGCTGAGTCATCATGTTTCCGAGAGCGGATCTTTGATCTGA